The following are encoded in a window of Halorarum salinum genomic DNA:
- a CDS encoding class I SAM-dependent methyltransferase — protein sequence MFRYWFGVYHWRRRLRRIGVGLAVALGGVALGTVVATGAAYVAGLVLVFAGLRYGQPALKRLLVPAPWEPDRWQYAPLGHALDLGDADRWLDVGCGTGRSLVGLSGASRAASPNGDGVGHATTADGRGAPRGTRVTALDAFDARVILGNGARLAERNAAAAGLDAEAVRGDAARLPVAGGSQDVVTACRVLHDLPRADAEAAVAEARRALREGGRFGVLELRTTHEETEEAVAYWEAMLADGGFDVEVSGEVSRGDSWYCYLVGTPSGPAN from the coding sequence GTGTTCCGCTACTGGTTCGGGGTGTACCACTGGCGTCGCCGCCTCCGGCGCATCGGGGTCGGCCTGGCGGTCGCGCTGGGCGGGGTCGCGCTCGGAACGGTCGTCGCCACCGGGGCGGCATACGTCGCCGGACTGGTCCTCGTCTTCGCCGGCCTCCGGTACGGCCAGCCCGCGCTGAAGCGGCTGCTCGTCCCCGCACCGTGGGAACCCGATCGGTGGCAGTACGCCCCGCTCGGGCACGCGCTCGACCTGGGGGACGCCGACCGCTGGCTCGACGTCGGCTGTGGCACCGGGCGGTCGCTCGTCGGACTGAGCGGGGCGTCTCGCGCCGCGAGTCCGAACGGCGACGGCGTGGGGCACGCGACTACCGCTGACGGGCGGGGCGCGCCGAGGGGGACCCGCGTGACCGCGCTCGATGCCTTCGACGCCCGTGTGATCCTCGGCAACGGCGCGCGACTGGCCGAGCGAAACGCCGCGGCGGCGGGGCTGGACGCCGAGGCGGTTCGGGGCGACGCCGCCCGGTTGCCGGTCGCCGGCGGGTCACAGGACGTCGTGACCGCCTGCCGCGTGCTGCACGACCTCCCGCGGGCGGACGCCGAGGCGGCGGTCGCGGAGGCGCGGCGGGCGCTGCGGGAGGGCGGGCGGTTCGGCGTGCTGGAACTCCGGACGACCCACGAGGAGACCGAGGAGGCGGTGGCGTACTGGGAGGCGATGCTGGCCGACGGGGGGTTCGACGTCGAGGTGAGCGGCGAGGTGTCTCGCGGGGACTCGTGGTACTGTTATCTCGTCGGGACCCCGTCCGGGCCCGCGAACTGA
- a CDS encoding HAD-IIB family hydrolase yields MPPSETPDDPDTPDASVVAADAANAADAADTGGTDVPPLALDVDGTLTTPAHTVDPRIFEVLPRWPAPVVIATGKAFPYPVALCHFVGIPERVVAENGGVVCVDGTVRFEGDPERVREAVAAFEERGGDLGWDGANTANRWRETEAAARQTADETLLREIAEKFDLDFLDTQYAYHLKSRGVSKGRALLTVADVLDVDAGSFVAVGDSENDAELFQVVGEAYALSNADEVAKGAADHVLEEGFADGTMAVLSDLLNRA; encoded by the coding sequence ATGCCCCCGTCAGAGACCCCGGACGACCCCGACACGCCCGACGCGTCCGTCGTCGCCGCCGACGCCGCCAACGCCGCCGACGCCGCCGACACGGGCGGGACCGACGTCCCTCCGCTCGCGCTCGACGTCGACGGCACGCTCACCACGCCGGCCCACACCGTCGACCCGCGGATCTTCGAGGTGCTCCCCCGGTGGCCCGCGCCGGTCGTCATCGCGACGGGGAAGGCGTTCCCGTACCCGGTCGCGCTCTGTCACTTCGTGGGAATCCCCGAGCGCGTCGTCGCCGAGAACGGCGGCGTCGTCTGCGTGGACGGGACGGTCCGCTTCGAGGGCGATCCCGAGCGAGTGCGCGAGGCCGTGGCCGCCTTCGAGGAGCGCGGCGGGGACCTCGGCTGGGACGGGGCGAACACGGCGAACCGCTGGCGGGAGACCGAGGCGGCGGCGCGGCAGACGGCGGACGAGACGCTGCTCCGCGAGATCGCCGAGAAGTTCGACCTCGACTTCCTCGACACGCAGTACGCCTACCACCTCAAGTCCCGCGGCGTGAGCAAGGGCCGGGCGCTGCTGACCGTCGCGGACGTCCTCGACGTGGACGCCGGCTCGTTCGTCGCAGTCGGCGACAGCGAGAACGACGCGGAGCTGTTCCAGGTCGTGGGGGAGGCGTACGCGCTCTCGAACGCGGACGAGGTCGCCAAGGGCGCGGCCGACCACGTCCTCGAGGAGGGGTTCGCGGACGGGACGATGGCGGTGCTCTCCGACCTGTTGAACCGCGCCTGA
- the cutA gene encoding divalent-cation tolerance protein CutA, translating to MPTLYVTAPPDAAPDLARALVDERLAACVNRVPCRSTYRWDGEVHADESEEVLFVKTSDARVAAAEERVAELHPYDTPCIERFEPEAVAEPFAAWIEDSTRPD from the coding sequence ATGCCGACGCTGTACGTCACCGCGCCGCCGGATGCGGCTCCCGACCTCGCGCGAGCGCTCGTCGACGAACGGCTGGCGGCCTGCGTCAACCGGGTACCCTGCCGGTCGACCTACCGCTGGGACGGCGAGGTCCACGCCGACGAGTCCGAGGAGGTGCTGTTCGTGAAGACGAGCGACGCGCGCGTCGCCGCGGCCGAGGAGCGGGTCGCCGAACTCCACCCGTACGACACGCCGTGCATCGAGCGGTTCGAACCGGAGGCCGTCGCCGAGCCGTTCGCCGCCTGGATCGAGGATTCCACGCGTCCCGACTGA
- a CDS encoding HEWD family protein gives MPVQIRRPDRRECERCGRVERWNEAADAWRVDGGGGDVFCIHEWDINGAFLPFEGTED, from the coding sequence ATGCCCGTCCAGATTCGCCGACCGGACCGCCGCGAGTGCGAGCGGTGCGGTCGGGTGGAGCGGTGGAACGAGGCGGCGGACGCCTGGCGCGTCGACGGCGGCGGGGGCGACGTCTTCTGCATCCACGAGTGGGACATCAACGGCGCGTTCCTCCCGTTCGAGGGGACCGAGGACTGA
- a CDS encoding EthD family reductase: MIKVVEFVVRDGEYSHEEFAEYWLEEHGPVASELPGLKRYVTSLPTDPERADYDGVLELYFEDVDAYGAAFDSDAGERTLADAEEFLEVGAGPRMIVEETVQVDER, encoded by the coding sequence GTGATCAAGGTGGTCGAGTTCGTCGTCCGCGACGGGGAGTACAGCCACGAGGAGTTCGCCGAGTACTGGCTCGAGGAACACGGCCCCGTCGCGTCCGAGCTCCCGGGGCTGAAACGCTACGTCACCTCGCTGCCGACCGACCCCGAGCGCGCCGACTACGACGGCGTCCTGGAGCTGTACTTCGAGGACGTGGACGCGTACGGCGCCGCGTTCGACTCCGACGCCGGCGAGCGGACGCTGGCCGACGCCGAGGAGTTCCTCGAGGTCGGCGCCGGCCCCCGGATGATCGTCGAGGAGACGGTCCAAGTCGACGAGCGCTGA
- a CDS encoding class I SAM-dependent methyltransferase, which yields MGFHTYDVERADELEDPDRFRHCSAEELLAALAASADATVADLGSGTGFYTDVVAPRVDRCYAVDVQEEMHDLYREKGVPESVEFVAAEVADLPFEDDALDAAFSTMTYHEYAGDGSLAELARVVRPGGRVVTVDWTAEGSGADGPPTDERFALGEAVTAFEDAGFTVKRAETRVETFLLVARR from the coding sequence ATGGGCTTTCACACGTACGACGTCGAGCGGGCGGACGAACTGGAGGACCCGGACCGGTTCCGCCACTGCTCGGCGGAGGAACTGCTCGCCGCGCTCGCGGCGTCGGCGGACGCGACGGTCGCGGACCTCGGGAGCGGCACCGGCTTCTACACCGACGTCGTCGCGCCCCGGGTCGACCGCTGCTACGCGGTGGACGTCCAGGAGGAGATGCACGACCTGTACCGCGAGAAGGGCGTCCCGGAGTCGGTCGAGTTCGTGGCCGCCGAGGTGGCGGACCTCCCGTTCGAGGACGACGCGCTCGACGCCGCGTTCTCGACGATGACCTACCACGAGTACGCGGGGGACGGGTCGCTGGCGGAGCTCGCGCGGGTCGTTCGCCCCGGCGGGCGCGTCGTCACCGTCGACTGGACCGCGGAGGGGTCGGGCGCGGACGGGCCCCCGACCGACGAGCGCTTCGCGCTGGGCGAGGCGGTCACGGCGTTCGAGGACGCCGGCTTCACGGTCAAGCGCGCGGAGACGCGGGTCGAGACGTTCCTCCTCGTCGCGCGGCGCTGA
- a CDS encoding DUF7482 domain-containing protein, whose amino-acid sequence MTLEPSRRPARSNRRTFLGALGAGAAVLGTSTSVRGSSADAGTRQTTGIPAELASAIEIDAEGGTVTLPLFRGRGPDDEDVYYVLTESSRLQPAIRMGLNWSPKLENALGTPAVQEVTTAGQGRFNPRNAQVRFAGTVDFAPERNVAPGPDGFPLDSENTRPGSVGDGSYSPFVTPTGGDGVVFNAPHVQNRTGVHDAVSDIDTDGMTVTLGLVDGFYEGREELYISTDAYPVDVAALEGTTHAPTLEAAPVAGNRDLESSAREAIIPIVNGPMGQDNPERQGLRSAVAGEGGPLNVTRSEQVCQRPGDPTECSVFYSPLWDVHPVVWTEEAIDDGRRRRLTDHEEIIDLVLSGDLASAADGPVNTLLGNIHAAVAAVNCPIISIEEDE is encoded by the coding sequence ATGACACTGGAACCGTCGCGTCGTCCGGCTCGTTCGAACCGCCGAACCTTCCTCGGGGCGCTGGGCGCCGGGGCCGCGGTCCTCGGGACGTCGACGAGCGTCCGCGGGTCGTCGGCCGATGCGGGCACCCGACAAACGACCGGAATCCCGGCTGAACTCGCGAGCGCCATCGAGATCGACGCCGAGGGAGGCACCGTGACCCTCCCGCTGTTTCGCGGTCGTGGCCCCGACGACGAGGACGTCTACTACGTGCTCACGGAGTCGTCCCGTCTCCAGCCCGCGATCCGTATGGGGCTCAACTGGTCGCCGAAACTCGAGAACGCGCTTGGAACGCCGGCCGTCCAGGAGGTAACGACGGCCGGGCAGGGGAGATTCAACCCACGAAACGCCCAGGTTCGCTTCGCCGGGACGGTCGACTTCGCGCCGGAGCGGAACGTCGCGCCGGGACCGGACGGGTTCCCGCTCGACAGCGAGAACACCCGACCCGGGTCGGTCGGCGACGGGTCGTACAGTCCGTTCGTGACGCCGACGGGAGGGGACGGCGTCGTGTTCAACGCTCCCCACGTCCAGAACCGAACGGGCGTCCACGACGCCGTCTCGGACATCGACACGGACGGGATGACCGTGACCCTGGGGCTCGTAGACGGGTTCTACGAGGGACGCGAGGAGCTGTACATCAGCACCGACGCGTATCCGGTCGACGTGGCAGCCCTCGAGGGCACGACGCACGCGCCGACCCTCGAGGCGGCACCCGTCGCCGGAAACCGCGACCTCGAAAGCTCGGCCCGGGAGGCGATCATCCCGATCGTGAACGGGCCGATGGGCCAGGACAACCCTGAGCGGCAGGGGCTCCGGTCGGCGGTGGCCGGCGAAGGCGGCCCCCTCAACGTCACCCGGTCCGAGCAGGTGTGCCAGCGGCCAGGAGACCCCACCGAGTGTTCCGTATTCTACAGTCCGCTGTGGGACGTCCACCCGGTCGTGTGGACCGAGGAGGCGATCGACGACGGGCGCCGTCGTCGGCTGACCGACCACGAGGAGATTATCGATCTGGTCCTGTCGGGGGATCTCGCGAGCGCCGCCGACGGTCCAGTCAATACGCTCCTCGGGAACATCCACGCGGCGGTCGCTGCGGTCAACTGTCCGATCATCTCCATCGAGGAGGACGAGTAA
- a CDS encoding sulfite oxidase-like oxidoreductase: MKDVTDVHEEFGGERLPPGQRETERFPVLSKSGTPDWSPETWEFSVTGAVENDLSFTWSEFTDLPAETQVQDFHCVTGWSRFDNEFAGVTFPEIAERAGVDDDARHVMFRSLDGYSTNLPLDDCMREEVLFVHEFDGDPLPTDHGGPLRVVTPHRYAYKGAKWVTGVEFLTEPERGYWEMRGYSNTANPWNEERYN, translated from the coding sequence ATGAAGGACGTCACGGACGTTCACGAGGAGTTCGGCGGGGAACGGCTCCCGCCCGGCCAGCGCGAGACCGAGCGGTTCCCAGTGCTCTCGAAGAGCGGAACCCCCGACTGGAGCCCGGAGACGTGGGAGTTCTCGGTGACGGGCGCGGTCGAGAACGACCTCTCGTTCACGTGGTCGGAGTTCACCGACCTACCGGCCGAGACCCAGGTGCAGGACTTCCACTGCGTCACCGGGTGGAGCCGATTCGACAACGAGTTCGCCGGGGTCACGTTTCCCGAGATCGCAGAGCGCGCCGGCGTCGACGACGACGCCCGCCACGTCATGTTCCGCTCGCTCGATGGCTACTCGACGAACCTCCCGCTCGACGACTGCATGCGTGAGGAGGTACTGTTCGTCCACGAGTTCGACGGCGATCCGCTTCCGACCGACCACGGCGGTCCCCTCCGCGTCGTCACCCCCCACAGGTACGCGTACAAGGGCGCCAAGTGGGTGACCGGGGTCGAGTTCCTCACCGAGCCTGAGCGCGGCTACTGGGAGATGCGCGGCTACTCGAACACGGCGAACCCGTGGAACGAGGAGCGGTACAACTGA